The Streptomyces sp. NBC_00344 genome includes a window with the following:
- a CDS encoding ester cyclase, whose amino-acid sequence MKFIQVIDCKTERFDDMDRLMDQWVEQTKGRRTATHSLIGKDRSDGAHYVEIVEFPSYEDAVANSKLPETDRIFQEMVELCDGMPTFTDLDVVRDEQLHQEMSRRFFHEVAVGGNLDAIDELFAADYADHDIAKGEDTVIGSDGIRGDVSGWRAAFDFTFSLDRQICEGDDVVTLWTWNGTHKGDFMGMAPTGKQCAMTGTTIFRFKDGRIQEGWWHEDIMGLMRQLGGV is encoded by the coding sequence ATGAAGTTCATACAGGTGATCGACTGCAAGACTGAGCGGTTCGACGACATGGACCGCCTCATGGATCAGTGGGTCGAACAGACCAAGGGCAGACGGACCGCCACCCACAGCCTGATCGGCAAGGACCGTTCCGACGGAGCGCACTACGTCGAGATCGTCGAATTCCCGTCGTACGAGGACGCGGTGGCGAACTCCAAGCTGCCGGAGACCGACCGGATCTTCCAGGAGATGGTGGAGCTCTGCGACGGGATGCCCACCTTCACCGACCTCGATGTGGTCCGCGACGAGCAGTTGCACCAGGAGATGTCCCGCCGGTTCTTCCACGAGGTGGCCGTCGGAGGCAACCTCGACGCCATCGACGAGCTGTTCGCGGCCGACTACGCCGACCACGACATCGCGAAGGGGGAGGACACCGTGATCGGGTCCGACGGCATCCGGGGCGATGTCAGCGGATGGCGTGCCGCCTTCGACTTCACCTTCAGCCTGGACAGGCAGATCTGCGAGGGTGATGACGTCGTGACGCTGTGGACCTGGAACGGCACCCACAAGGGTGACTTCATGGGTATGGCGCCCACGGGCAAGCAGTGCGCCATGACGGGCACCACGATCTTCCGGTTCAAGGACGGCAGGATTCAGGAAGGCTGGTGGCACGAGGACATCATGGGGCTGATGCGCCAGTTGGGCGGTGTGTGA
- a CDS encoding SDR family NAD(P)-dependent oxidoreductase produces the protein MTTALITGSTAGIGAAFARRLARDGHNLVLVARDTERLQSQATELHDLHGIEAEVLTADLATDEGIAAVEKRLSDTRNVVDLLINNAGFGNKGRFLDVPMADELKMLRVHCEAVLRLTAAAVAGMRSRGRGGVVNVASVAAFLPRGTYGASKAWVVQFTQGAAKDLQGSGVRMMALCPGFVRTEFHQRAGMGTGNIPGWMWLDADKLVAAALGDLARGKSLSIPDPRYKALMGAVKLAPRGLLGGISSRTGRKYGPQ, from the coding sequence ATGACGACAGCACTGATCACGGGGTCGACAGCGGGAATCGGAGCCGCCTTCGCGCGGCGGCTGGCCAGGGACGGGCACAACCTCGTGCTGGTGGCCCGGGACACGGAGCGACTGCAGAGCCAGGCCACCGAACTGCACGATCTGCACGGTATCGAGGCGGAGGTGCTGACCGCCGATCTGGCCACCGATGAGGGGATCGCGGCCGTCGAGAAGCGGCTCTCGGACACCAGGAACGTCGTCGATCTGCTGATCAACAACGCCGGGTTCGGCAACAAGGGCCGCTTCCTGGACGTCCCGATGGCGGACGAGCTGAAGATGCTCCGGGTGCACTGCGAGGCGGTACTGCGGCTGACGGCGGCAGCGGTCGCCGGAATGCGCTCGCGCGGGCGCGGCGGAGTGGTGAATGTGGCATCGGTGGCAGCGTTCCTGCCACGCGGCACGTACGGGGCCTCGAAGGCATGGGTCGTGCAGTTCACCCAGGGTGCGGCGAAGGATCTGCAGGGGTCCGGGGTGCGGATGATGGCGCTGTGCCCCGGGTTCGTCCGTACGGAATTCCACCAGCGGGCCGGTATGGGCACCGGCAACATTCCCGGCTGGATGTGGCTGGACGCCGACAAGCTGGTGGCGGCGGCGCTGGGGGATCTGGCGCGGGGGAAGTCGCTGTCCATCCCGGACCCCAGGTACAAGGCGCTGATGGGCGCGGTGAAGCTGGCGCCTCGCGGGCTGCTCGGAGGGATCAGCTCCAGGACAGGCCGCAAGTACGGGCCTCAGTAG